A region of Micromonospora sp. WMMD882 DNA encodes the following proteins:
- the argJ gene encoding bifunctional glutamate N-acetyltransferase/amino-acid acetyltransferase ArgJ: MSVTAPRGFRAAGVAAGLKSGGVPDVALVVNDGPDATVAGVFTANRVKAAPVLWTQQVVRGGVVRAVVLNSGGANACTGPAGFQDTHATAEHTAAALTSASPRLRLGAADVAVCSTGLIGERLPMPKLLPGVRAAIRGLSRDGGVAAAQAIMTTDTRPKNTVVPGDGWTVGGMAKGAGMLAPAMATMLCVLTTDAVAGPDALDAALRAACRVTFDRVDSDGCMSTNDTVLLLASGASGRTPTQEELTAAVTAACHDLAQQLLADAEGATKQIAIEVVGAADEDDAVEVGRSVARNNLVKTALFGNDPNWGRILAAVGTTAAAFEPDGVDVAVNGVWVCRAGAAAEDRSKVDLAGRDVTIRIDLHAGRAEATVWTNDLSHAYVHENSAYSS, encoded by the coding sequence GTGAGCGTGACCGCGCCCCGGGGCTTCCGGGCGGCCGGCGTCGCCGCCGGACTCAAGAGCGGCGGCGTGCCTGACGTCGCCCTGGTCGTCAACGACGGCCCGGACGCCACCGTGGCCGGGGTGTTCACCGCGAACCGGGTCAAGGCCGCGCCGGTGCTCTGGACCCAGCAGGTGGTCCGGGGCGGGGTGGTCCGCGCCGTGGTGCTCAACTCGGGCGGCGCGAACGCCTGCACCGGCCCGGCCGGCTTCCAGGACACCCACGCCACCGCCGAGCACACCGCCGCCGCGCTGACCTCGGCCAGTCCCCGGCTGCGCCTCGGCGCGGCCGACGTCGCGGTCTGCTCCACCGGGCTGATCGGTGAGCGGCTGCCGATGCCGAAGCTGCTGCCCGGCGTCCGCGCCGCGATCCGGGGGCTGTCCCGCGACGGCGGCGTGGCCGCCGCGCAGGCGATCATGACGACCGACACCCGACCGAAGAACACGGTGGTTCCGGGCGACGGGTGGACGGTCGGCGGGATGGCCAAGGGCGCGGGCATGCTCGCCCCGGCGATGGCGACCATGCTGTGCGTGCTCACCACCGACGCCGTCGCCGGCCCGGACGCGCTCGACGCGGCGCTGCGGGCCGCCTGCCGGGTCACCTTCGACCGGGTCGACTCCGACGGCTGCATGTCCACCAACGACACGGTGCTGTTGCTGGCCAGTGGGGCCTCCGGCCGTACGCCGACCCAGGAGGAGCTGACCGCTGCGGTCACCGCCGCCTGTCACGACCTGGCCCAGCAGCTCCTGGCCGACGCCGAGGGCGCGACGAAGCAGATCGCCATCGAGGTGGTCGGCGCGGCCGACGAGGACGACGCGGTCGAGGTGGGCCGGTCGGTGGCCCGCAACAACCTGGTCAAGACGGCGCTGTTCGGCAACGACCCGAACTGGGGCCGGATCCTGGCCGCGGTCGGCACGACCGCCGCCGCTTTCGAGCCGGACGGCGTGGACGTCGCGGTCAACGGCGTCTGGGTGTGCCGGGCCGGAGCCGCCGCCGAGGACCGGTCGAAGGTGGACCTGGCCGGGCGGGACGTCACCATCCGGATCGACCTGCACGCCGGCCGGGCCGAGGCCACCGTCTGGACCAACGACCTGTCCCACGCGTACGTCCACGAGAACTCGGCCTACTCGTCGTGA
- a CDS encoding arginine repressor: MTAPANRAGRHARIVELIRDRAVHSQTELGELLAAEGVQATQATLSRDLKELGAVTVRGGDGRGVYLIPEDGHRPLRDAESAPTRLVRLLRELLNGVDASGNIAVLRTPPGAAQYLASALDRAGLPEIVGTIAGDDTILVVARAADGGAALGEKLNAWSRRDENLEGGTTA; the protein is encoded by the coding sequence GTGACCGCCCCCGCCAACCGCGCCGGCCGGCACGCCCGCATCGTCGAGCTGATCCGGGACCGGGCGGTCCACTCCCAGACGGAGCTGGGCGAGCTGCTCGCCGCCGAGGGCGTCCAGGCGACCCAGGCCACCCTGTCGCGGGACCTGAAGGAGCTGGGCGCGGTGACCGTACGCGGAGGTGACGGCCGGGGGGTCTACCTGATCCCCGAGGACGGCCACCGGCCGCTGCGGGACGCCGAGAGCGCCCCGACCCGGTTGGTGCGCCTGCTGCGGGAGCTGCTCAACGGCGTCGACGCCAGCGGCAACATCGCCGTCCTGCGCACTCCGCCCGGCGCGGCGCAGTACCTGGCCAGCGCGCTGGACCGGGCGGGCCTGCCCGAGATCGTCGGCACCATCGCCGGCGACGACACCATCCTCGTCGTGGCCCGTGCGGCCGACGGCGGGGCCGCGCTGGGGGAGAAACTCAACGCCTGGTCCCGCCGGGACGAGAATCTTGAAGGAGGCACCACAGCATGA
- a CDS encoding RNA methyltransferase, protein MPSPPRGGRLDAVAGPFTPRTPRVVAARRLHRRRDRDATGRFLAEGPQAVREALARAEVVVELFGTPAALDRHPELAARAAAADVPVSEVTEEALAALTETVAPQGLVAVCRHLDVPLERALAARPRLVAVLAEIRDPGNAGTVLRTADAAGAATVVFAGDAVDPYNGKCVRASAGSLFHVDVVRAADPVAVVDALRAAGLTVLATTGYGDRDLDDLADAGRLAAPTAWLFGSEAHGLPEALTAAADARVRVPLHGRAESLNLAAAAAVCLYASARAHRSPATGVPTKESVRP, encoded by the coding sequence ATGCCGTCACCACCGCGCGGGGGGCGCCTCGACGCCGTCGCCGGACCGTTCACCCCCCGTACCCCCAGGGTCGTCGCCGCCCGCCGGCTGCACCGCCGGCGGGACCGGGACGCCACCGGCCGCTTCCTGGCCGAGGGGCCGCAGGCCGTCCGCGAGGCCCTGGCCCGCGCCGAGGTGGTGGTCGAGCTGTTCGGCACCCCGGCCGCCCTGGACCGGCACCCGGAACTGGCCGCCCGGGCCGCCGCCGCGGACGTGCCCGTCTCCGAGGTCACCGAGGAGGCGCTGGCCGCGCTGACCGAGACCGTCGCCCCGCAGGGACTGGTCGCGGTCTGCCGGCACCTGGACGTCCCGCTGGAGCGGGCGTTGGCCGCCCGGCCCCGGCTGGTCGCGGTGCTCGCCGAGATCCGCGACCCGGGCAACGCCGGCACCGTGCTGCGCACCGCCGACGCCGCCGGCGCCGCGACGGTGGTCTTCGCCGGTGACGCGGTCGACCCGTACAACGGCAAGTGCGTGCGGGCCTCCGCCGGCAGCCTCTTCCACGTCGACGTGGTCCGCGCCGCCGACCCGGTGGCGGTGGTCGACGCGCTGCGGGCCGCCGGGCTCACCGTCCTGGCCACCACCGGGTACGGCGACCGGGACCTCGACGACCTCGCCGACGCCGGCCGGCTGGCCGCCCCCACCGCGTGGCTGTTCGGCTCGGAGGCGCACGGCCTGCCCGAGGCGCTCACCGCCGCCGCCGACGCCCGGGTACGGGTGCCGCTGCACGGCCGCGCGGAGAGCCTGAACCTCGCTGCGGCCGCCGCCGTCTGCCTGTACGCTTCTGCCAGAGCACATCGATCCCCCGCGACGGGGGTCCCCACGAAGGAGAGCGTCCGCCCGTGA
- the pheT gene encoding phenylalanine--tRNA ligase subunit beta — protein MRVSVSWLREHVDLPADLDPADLEQALVDLGIEVESVVDLRATVTGALVVGEVREIEELTGFKKPIRFCRVDVGDANGTGEPQEIVCGARNFAPGDRVVVILPGGVLPGDFAIGARKTYGRNSHGMICSAKELGLGDDHSGIIVLPADVAAKPGDDARPVVGLDDVLLDLEITPDRGYQMSVRGIARELSYALAVPFRDPAKIDAPVGADRPAYPVEVRDPVGCDRFAARLVRGVDPTAPTPQWMARRLTAAGVRSISLPVDITNYVMLELGQPMHAFDADRLVGPLVVRRAEPGEKLTTLDGVTRALAAEDMVICDDSGPISLAAVMGGETSEVVAGTTTVLFEAAHWDPVMVGRTARRHKLFSEAAKRWERGVDPALPLVAIERAVRLLTEHGGGAADPDVLDLDHVRPRTPVSLPADLPGRRVGVAYPPARVVALLEQVGCTVTRGVDRLGEDPGAVGTPAGDGTALSVVPPTWRPDLTDPADLVEEVVRLDGYDRVPSVLPLAPPGRGLTPGQRRHRAVTRALAEHGYVEVLAHPFVAPGLPDLLGLPADDPRRAAVRLANPLSEEEPLLRTMLLGPLLGILRRNIGRGHRDLALYETGLVFQPRPQAGPPPAMSVARRPSDTEFAAADAVLPRQPRHVAVVLAGDVEPAGWWGGGRPAGWADAVEAGRLVLAAAGVPEDRVVVRAAEHAPWHPGRCAALLVDDVVVGHAGELHPSALAALELPRRTAAMELDLDAVPAVEVAPAPTISGFPPALIDVALVVDESVPADEVRRALVEGAGELVESVRLFDVYTSPQLGAGRRSLAYKLTFRAPDRTLTVEEAVAARDAAVARAADRFGATLRGA, from the coding sequence ATGCGAGTTTCAGTCAGTTGGCTGCGGGAGCACGTGGACCTGCCCGCCGACCTCGACCCGGCCGACCTCGAACAGGCCCTGGTCGACCTCGGCATCGAGGTGGAGTCCGTGGTGGACCTGCGGGCCACGGTCACCGGGGCGCTGGTCGTCGGTGAGGTGCGGGAGATCGAGGAGCTCACCGGTTTCAAGAAGCCGATCCGGTTCTGCCGGGTCGACGTCGGCGACGCCAACGGCACCGGCGAGCCGCAGGAGATCGTCTGCGGGGCGCGCAACTTCGCCCCCGGCGACCGGGTCGTGGTGATCCTCCCCGGCGGCGTGCTGCCCGGGGACTTCGCGATCGGCGCGCGCAAGACGTACGGCCGTAACTCCCACGGCATGATCTGCTCGGCGAAGGAGCTCGGTCTCGGCGACGACCACTCGGGCATCATCGTGCTCCCCGCCGACGTCGCGGCCAAGCCCGGCGACGACGCCCGCCCGGTCGTCGGCCTCGACGACGTGCTGCTGGACCTGGAGATCACCCCGGACCGCGGCTACCAGATGTCCGTACGCGGCATCGCCCGGGAGCTGTCGTACGCCCTGGCCGTGCCGTTCCGCGACCCGGCGAAGATCGACGCGCCGGTGGGCGCCGACCGGCCGGCGTACCCGGTCGAGGTACGTGACCCGGTCGGCTGCGACCGGTTCGCCGCCCGCCTGGTCCGCGGGGTCGACCCGACCGCGCCGACCCCGCAGTGGATGGCCCGGCGGCTCACTGCGGCCGGCGTCCGCTCCATCTCGCTGCCGGTCGACATCACCAACTACGTGATGCTCGAGCTCGGCCAGCCGATGCACGCGTTCGACGCGGACCGCCTCGTCGGGCCGTTGGTGGTGCGGCGCGCCGAGCCGGGGGAGAAGCTCACCACCCTGGACGGGGTGACCCGGGCCCTGGCCGCCGAGGACATGGTCATCTGCGACGACAGCGGCCCGATCTCCCTGGCGGCGGTGATGGGCGGGGAGACCAGCGAGGTCGTCGCCGGCACCACCACCGTGCTGTTCGAGGCCGCGCACTGGGACCCGGTCATGGTCGGTCGCACCGCCCGCCGGCACAAACTGTTCAGCGAGGCCGCCAAACGCTGGGAACGCGGCGTCGACCCGGCCCTGCCGCTGGTCGCCATCGAGCGGGCGGTGCGGCTGCTCACCGAGCACGGCGGCGGCGCGGCCGACCCGGACGTCCTCGACCTGGACCACGTCCGGCCGCGTACCCCGGTCAGCCTGCCGGCGGACCTGCCGGGCCGACGGGTCGGCGTCGCGTACCCGCCGGCCCGGGTGGTCGCCCTGCTCGAACAGGTCGGCTGCACGGTGACCCGGGGCGTCGACCGGCTCGGCGAGGACCCGGGCGCGGTCGGCACGCCGGCCGGGGACGGCACGGCGCTCAGCGTCGTCCCGCCGACCTGGCGACCCGACCTGACCGATCCGGCGGACCTGGTCGAGGAGGTGGTCCGGCTCGACGGGTACGACCGGGTGCCGTCGGTGTTGCCGCTGGCGCCGCCGGGACGCGGGCTCACCCCGGGCCAGCGCCGGCACCGGGCCGTCACCCGGGCGCTCGCCGAGCACGGGTACGTCGAGGTGCTCGCCCACCCGTTCGTCGCGCCCGGCCTGCCCGACCTGCTCGGCCTGCCGGCGGACGATCCGCGTCGGGCGGCGGTGCGGCTGGCCAACCCGCTGTCCGAGGAGGAGCCGCTGCTGCGGACCATGCTGCTCGGCCCGCTGCTCGGCATCCTCCGGCGCAACATCGGTCGGGGGCACCGCGACCTGGCCCTCTACGAGACCGGTCTGGTCTTCCAGCCACGCCCGCAGGCCGGCCCGCCGCCGGCGATGTCGGTGGCGCGGCGGCCGTCCGACACCGAGTTCGCCGCCGCCGACGCGGTGCTGCCCCGGCAGCCCCGGCACGTGGCGGTGGTCCTCGCCGGGGACGTCGAGCCGGCCGGCTGGTGGGGCGGCGGACGCCCGGCGGGCTGGGCGGACGCCGTCGAGGCCGGTCGGCTGGTGCTCGCCGCGGCCGGCGTCCCCGAGGACCGGGTCGTCGTCCGGGCCGCCGAGCACGCCCCCTGGCACCCGGGGCGCTGCGCGGCGCTGCTGGTCGACGACGTCGTGGTGGGGCACGCCGGAGAGCTGCACCCTTCGGCGCTGGCCGCGCTGGAGCTGCCGCGGCGTACCGCCGCGATGGAACTGGACCTGGACGCCGTGCCGGCGGTCGAGGTCGCCCCGGCCCCGACGATCTCCGGGTTCCCGCCCGCGTTGATCGACGTGGCGTTGGTGGTCGACGAGTCGGTGCCCGCCGACGAGGTGCGACGCGCGCTCGTCGAGGGCGCCGGCGAGCTGGTGGAGTCGGTGCGCCTGTTCGACGTGTACACCTCGCCGCAGCTCGGCGCGGGGCGTCGGTCGCTGGCGTACAAGCTCACCTTCCGCGCGCCGGACCGCACCCTGACCGTCGAGGAGGCGGTGGCCGCCCGCGACGCGGCCGTGGCCCGCGCGGCGGACCGGTTCGGCGCCACCCTGCGCGGCGCCTGA
- the argB gene encoding acetylglutamate kinase, translating to MTLATDLARAQAKAATLIEALPWLAKFSGSTVVVKYGGNAMVDPELQRAFAADMVFLRYVGLRPVVVHGGGPQISRMLGRLGIDSEFRGGLRVTTAEAMDVVRMVLVGQVGRELVGLINAHGPLAVGLSGEDARLFTAVRRPAYVGGEPVDVGQVGDVASVDVSAVTDLIAAGRIPVISTVAPDVDGVLHNLNADTAAAALAVALGARKLVVLTDVPGLYADWPDTASLVSRIGADELAALLPRLESGMAPKMEACLRAVRGGVPAAHVVDGRVAHSTLLEVFTSEGFGTMVVPSAQDSPEVTA from the coding sequence GTGACTCTGGCCACCGATCTCGCCCGTGCCCAGGCGAAGGCCGCCACGTTGATCGAGGCGCTGCCCTGGTTGGCGAAGTTCTCCGGCTCGACCGTCGTGGTCAAGTACGGCGGCAACGCCATGGTGGACCCGGAGCTCCAGCGGGCCTTCGCCGCCGACATGGTCTTCCTGCGCTACGTCGGTCTCCGGCCGGTGGTGGTGCACGGCGGCGGGCCGCAGATCTCCCGGATGCTGGGCCGGCTGGGCATCGACAGCGAGTTCCGGGGCGGCCTGCGGGTGACCACCGCCGAGGCGATGGACGTGGTCCGGATGGTGCTGGTCGGTCAGGTCGGCCGGGAGCTGGTCGGTCTGATCAACGCGCACGGCCCGCTCGCGGTGGGGCTGTCCGGGGAGGACGCCCGGTTGTTCACGGCGGTGCGCCGCCCGGCGTACGTGGGCGGCGAGCCGGTCGACGTCGGTCAGGTCGGGGACGTGGCCTCGGTCGACGTGTCCGCGGTGACCGACCTGATCGCGGCCGGCCGGATTCCGGTGATCTCGACGGTCGCGCCGGACGTCGACGGGGTGCTGCACAACCTGAACGCCGACACCGCCGCCGCCGCGTTGGCGGTCGCCCTCGGGGCGCGCAAGCTGGTCGTGCTCACCGACGTGCCCGGCCTCTACGCGGACTGGCCGGACACCGCCAGTCTGGTCTCCCGGATCGGCGCGGACGAGTTGGCGGCGCTGCTGCCCCGCCTGGAGTCCGGCATGGCGCCGAAGATGGAGGCGTGCCTGCGGGCGGTGCGGGGCGGCGTGCCCGCCGCGCACGTGGTGGACGGCCGGGTCGCCCATTCCACGTTGCTGGAAGTGTTCACGTCGGAGGGGTTCGGCACGATGGTGGTGCCGAGCGCGCAGGACAGCCCGGAGGTCACCGCATGA
- a CDS encoding acetylornithine transaminase → MSTLVERWRQSMMDNYGTPPLALVAGSGAVVVDESGREYVDLVGGIAVNALGHAHPAVVAAVSKQVATLGHVSNLYVAEPPVALAELLLALAGRPGRVFFANSGAEANEAAFKISRLTGRRHVVAAEGGFHGRTMGALALTGQPAKADPFRPLPGDVTHVPYGDPAALAAAVTDATAMVVLEPVQGENGVVVPPPGYLAEARRITARHGALLVLDEVQTGVGRTGHWFAHQADGVEPDLVTLAKGLGGGLPLGACLAFGPAAELLRPGAHGTTFGGNPVSCAAALAVISTIASEGLLDHVKRVGERLRRGVEALGHPLVAGVRGTGLLLGVALTAPVAGPAADRLRAAGFLVNPVQPDVLRLAPPLILTAAQADAFLAALPAALDAAAFVPDAAAPGAAASVPDGAAPALDAAAVPAAASSPTTPTTDQETSA, encoded by the coding sequence ATGAGCACGCTTGTCGAACGCTGGCGTCAGTCCATGATGGACAACTACGGCACTCCGCCGCTGGCGCTGGTCGCCGGGTCGGGCGCCGTCGTGGTCGACGAGTCGGGCCGGGAGTACGTCGACCTGGTCGGCGGGATCGCCGTCAACGCCCTCGGTCACGCCCATCCGGCCGTGGTGGCGGCGGTGTCGAAGCAGGTCGCCACGCTCGGCCACGTCTCCAACCTCTACGTGGCCGAGCCTCCGGTGGCGTTGGCCGAGCTGCTGCTCGCCCTCGCCGGTCGGCCCGGTCGGGTGTTCTTCGCCAACTCGGGCGCGGAGGCCAACGAGGCCGCCTTCAAGATCTCCCGGCTCACCGGCCGCCGGCACGTGGTCGCCGCCGAGGGTGGCTTCCACGGCCGCACCATGGGGGCGCTGGCGTTGACCGGGCAGCCGGCCAAGGCCGACCCGTTCCGTCCGCTGCCGGGTGACGTCACCCACGTCCCGTACGGCGATCCGGCCGCCCTGGCGGCGGCGGTCACCGACGCCACCGCCATGGTGGTCCTGGAGCCGGTCCAGGGGGAGAACGGCGTGGTCGTCCCGCCTCCCGGGTACCTGGCCGAGGCGCGACGGATCACCGCCCGGCACGGCGCCCTGCTGGTGCTGGACGAGGTGCAGACCGGCGTCGGTCGGACCGGCCACTGGTTCGCCCACCAGGCCGACGGGGTCGAGCCGGACCTGGTCACCCTGGCGAAGGGGCTCGGTGGCGGCCTGCCGCTCGGGGCCTGCCTGGCCTTCGGGCCGGCTGCCGAGCTGCTGCGGCCGGGCGCGCACGGCACCACCTTCGGCGGCAACCCGGTCAGTTGCGCCGCCGCGCTCGCGGTGATCTCCACCATCGCCAGCGAGGGGCTGCTCGACCACGTCAAGCGCGTCGGTGAGCGGCTGCGTCGGGGCGTGGAGGCCCTCGGTCATCCGCTGGTCGCCGGGGTCCGCGGCACGGGCCTGCTGCTCGGCGTGGCGCTCACCGCCCCGGTGGCCGGTCCGGCCGCCGACCGGCTGCGCGCCGCCGGTTTCCTGGTGAACCCGGTGCAGCCGGACGTGCTCCGGCTGGCCCCGCCGCTGATCCTCACCGCCGCGCAGGCCGACGCCTTCCTGGCCGCCCTTCCGGCGGCGCTCGACGCGGCGGCCTTCGTCCCCGACGCGGCGGCGCCCGGCGCGGCGGCTTCCGTCCCTGACGGGGCGGCTCCGGCCCTCGACGCGGCGGCGGTCCCGGCCGCCGCGTCGAGCCCGACCACCCCTACCACCGACCAGGAGACGAGCGCATGA
- the pheS gene encoding phenylalanine--tRNA ligase subunit alpha, whose amino-acid sequence MTYRNDPYDPKQVALLDPAALAAAVTDAGKAFADAADPDALTALRPAHLGDRAPVSLARREIGALPPAAKSDAGKRVNEARRAIETAYADRLEILERERAQRVLVEERVDVTLPYDRRPRGARHPISIVMEQVSDLFVGMGYEVAEGPEVELEWTNFDALNIPADHPARGLMDTFHVAPGGSSTVLRTHTSPVQARTMLARKPPIYVVVPGRVYRTDELDATHAPVFHQVEGLVVDKGITMAHLRGTLDHFARAMFGEDARTRFRPHYFPFTEPSAEFDVWFPEHRDGPRWVEWGGCGMVNPKVLRACGVDPDVYSGFAFGIGIDRTVMFRHGVSDMRDMAEGDVRFTRAFGVGV is encoded by the coding sequence ATGACCTATCGCAACGATCCGTACGACCCGAAGCAGGTCGCCCTGCTCGACCCGGCCGCCCTGGCCGCGGCCGTGACCGACGCCGGGAAGGCGTTCGCCGACGCCGCCGACCCGGACGCGTTGACCGCGCTGCGCCCCGCGCACCTCGGTGACCGGGCCCCGGTCTCGCTGGCCCGCCGGGAGATCGGCGCCCTGCCGCCGGCCGCGAAGTCCGACGCCGGCAAGCGGGTCAACGAGGCCCGCCGGGCCATCGAGACGGCCTACGCCGACCGCCTGGAGATCCTGGAACGGGAACGCGCGCAACGGGTGCTGGTCGAGGAACGGGTGGACGTCACCCTCCCGTACGACCGGCGGCCCCGCGGCGCGCGCCACCCGATCAGCATCGTCATGGAGCAGGTCAGCGACCTGTTCGTCGGGATGGGCTACGAGGTGGCCGAGGGGCCCGAGGTCGAGCTGGAGTGGACCAACTTCGACGCCCTGAACATCCCCGCCGACCACCCGGCCCGGGGGTTGATGGACACCTTCCACGTCGCGCCGGGGGGCTCGTCGACGGTGCTGCGTACCCACACCTCGCCGGTGCAGGCCCGCACGATGCTGGCCCGCAAGCCACCCATCTACGTGGTGGTGCCCGGCCGGGTCTATCGCACCGACGAGCTCGACGCCACCCACGCGCCGGTCTTCCACCAGGTCGAGGGGCTCGTGGTGGACAAGGGCATCACCATGGCCCACCTGCGCGGCACCCTCGACCACTTCGCCCGCGCGATGTTCGGCGAGGACGCGCGGACCCGCTTCCGGCCGCACTACTTCCCGTTCACCGAGCCGTCCGCCGAGTTCGACGTCTGGTTCCCCGAGCACCGGGACGGGCCACGCTGGGTGGAGTGGGGTGGCTGCGGCATGGTCAACCCGAAGGTGCTGCGGGCCTGCGGCGTGGACCCGGACGTCTACTCCGGCTTCGCGTTCGGCATCGGCATCGACCGGACCGTGATGTTCCGGCACGGTGTCAGCGACATGCGGGACATGGCCGAGGGTGACGTGCGGTTCACCCGCGCGTTCGGCGTCGGGGTGTAG
- the argF gene encoding ornithine carbamoyltransferase, with amino-acid sequence MTRHLLRDDDLAPADQAAVLDLAVRMKADRHGFRPLAGPRSVAVLFDKQSLRTRFSFDVGIAELGGHPLVVDTQVTHFGRGESVGDAARVLSRYVAAIVLRTHADERITEVAAAATVPVVNALTDGFHPCQLLADLLTVRERCGGTAGRTLAYVGDAANNMAHSYLLAGATAGMHVRVAGPAGFDPDPAVLARAAEIASTTGGSVHALTDPVAAVRDADVVATDTWTSMGQEEDGRDRITPFLPYQVNAELFGHAAPDAIVLHCLPAHRGEEITDEVLDGPRSAVFDQAENRLHAQKALLAFLLAGSADLPDGPADSVDLPNPPPGVTREVALR; translated from the coding sequence ATGACCCGGCACCTGCTGCGTGACGACGACCTCGCCCCCGCCGACCAGGCGGCGGTGCTCGACCTGGCCGTCCGGATGAAGGCCGACCGGCACGGTTTCCGGCCGCTGGCCGGTCCCCGTTCGGTGGCGGTGCTGTTCGACAAGCAGAGCCTGCGCACCCGGTTCTCGTTCGACGTCGGCATCGCCGAGCTCGGTGGTCACCCGCTGGTGGTGGACACCCAGGTGACCCACTTCGGCCGGGGTGAGTCCGTCGGTGACGCGGCCAGGGTGCTGTCGCGTTACGTGGCCGCGATCGTGTTGCGTACCCACGCCGACGAGCGGATCACCGAGGTCGCCGCGGCGGCCACCGTGCCGGTGGTGAACGCGCTCACCGACGGTTTCCACCCGTGTCAGCTTCTCGCCGACCTGCTCACCGTGCGGGAACGGTGCGGGGGCACGGCCGGCCGGACCCTCGCGTACGTGGGGGACGCGGCGAACAACATGGCGCACTCGTACCTGCTGGCCGGGGCGACCGCCGGCATGCACGTCCGGGTGGCCGGCCCGGCCGGCTTCGATCCCGACCCGGCGGTGCTGGCCCGGGCCGCCGAGATCGCCTCGACCACCGGCGGGTCGGTCCACGCGCTCACCGACCCGGTCGCCGCGGTCCGCGACGCCGACGTGGTCGCCACCGACACCTGGACCTCGATGGGGCAGGAGGAGGACGGCCGTGACCGGATCACCCCGTTCCTGCCGTACCAGGTGAACGCCGAGCTGTTCGGGCACGCCGCGCCGGACGCGATCGTGCTGCACTGTCTGCCCGCGCACCGGGGCGAGGAGATCACCGACGAGGTGCTCGACGGTCCGCGCAGCGCGGTCTTCGACCAGGCGGAGAACCGCCTGCACGCGCAGAAGGCGCTGTTGGCCTTCCTGCTGGCCGGCTCGGCGGACCTGCCGGACGGGCCGGCCGACAGCGTGGATCTGCCGAACCCGCCTCCCGGCGTCACCCGGGAGGTGGCGTTGCGGTGA
- the argC gene encoding N-acetyl-gamma-glutamyl-phosphate reductase gives MGIRIAVAGASGYAGGELLRLVAGHPEFDLVTATAHAQAGQPVAVVHPQLAGLDLTFAATDPATLADADLVLLALPHGQSAALAAALPATVKVVDLGADHRLADAAAWQRYYGGPHAGAWTYGLPELPGQRAAIAAADRVAATGCYAVATSLALAPLVAAGVVAPADVVVVAASGASGAGRAAKPHLLGSEVMGDLSPYKVGAHQHVPEIKQATGATGLSFTPVLAPMPRGILATVTAVPAAAGVDPRAVLTEAYGDAPFVHVLPEGAWPHTAATLGSNSCHLQAAVDVDTGRVIVVSAIDNLGKGAAGQAVQCANLMLGLPETTGLSTFGVAP, from the coding sequence ATGGGTATCCGAATTGCGGTTGCCGGGGCGAGCGGCTACGCCGGTGGCGAGCTGCTGCGCCTGGTCGCCGGTCACCCCGAGTTCGACCTGGTCACGGCCACCGCGCACGCCCAGGCCGGGCAGCCGGTCGCGGTCGTGCACCCGCAGCTCGCCGGCCTCGATCTGACCTTCGCCGCCACCGACCCGGCCACCCTGGCCGACGCGGACCTGGTCCTCCTCGCCCTGCCGCACGGCCAGTCGGCGGCTCTGGCCGCCGCTCTGCCGGCGACGGTCAAGGTGGTCGACCTCGGCGCCGACCACCGGCTCGCCGACGCCGCCGCCTGGCAGCGCTACTACGGCGGCCCGCACGCCGGGGCCTGGACCTACGGCCTGCCCGAGCTGCCCGGCCAGCGGGCGGCCATCGCCGCCGCCGACCGGGTCGCCGCCACCGGCTGCTACGCGGTCGCCACCAGTCTGGCCCTGGCCCCGCTGGTCGCCGCCGGAGTGGTCGCCCCGGCCGACGTGGTGGTGGTCGCCGCATCCGGCGCCTCGGGCGCGGGCCGGGCCGCCAAGCCGCACCTGCTCGGCAGCGAGGTGATGGGTGACCTGTCGCCGTACAAGGTCGGCGCGCACCAGCACGTGCCCGAGATCAAACAGGCCACCGGCGCGACCGGGTTGAGCTTCACCCCGGTCCTCGCGCCGATGCCCCGGGGCATTCTCGCCACGGTAACGGCCGTGCCGGCCGCCGCCGGCGTCGACCCGCGCGCGGTCCTCACCGAGGCGTACGGGGACGCGCCCTTCGTGCACGTCCTGCCCGAGGGGGCGTGGCCGCACACCGCCGCCACGCTCGGTTCGAACTCGTGTCACCTCCAGGCCGCGGTCGACGTGGACACCGGTCGGGTGATCGTGGTCAGCGCCATCGACAACCTGGGCAAGGGCGCGGCCGGGCAGGCCGTGCAGTGCGCCAACCTGATGCTCGGCCTGCCCGAGACCACCGGCCTGTCGACGTTCGGAGTGGCCCCGTGA